A genomic window from Leptolyngbya sp. NIES-2104 includes:
- a CDS encoding FAD-binding oxidoreductase produces MTTTYRHSAAFNDLAALLTGQLFLPQDADYEPVRQLWNGKVKTQPAARCSADTARVAQCLTVQDVIHTIRWTRSHNLPLSVRGAGHEIFGRSLIENGVVIDLSQMRAVTVDPDTRTAQIQAGATASDLIEAAQQYGLATATGTISSVGMTGLTLGGSYGPLNGAYGLAADNLLSAQVVTADGQLITANAEENADLLWGLRGGGGNFGVVVSLEFRLHPLTTVLSGLLLYPLEQVREVLHRFNEFIATAPDELTIRSGFLQTPDGQTMLFLSPTYCGSIEAGEQAIAPLRTFGTVLVDQMQPISYYELIHSQDAYTPKGRHGYLQTRSLQGLQTETIEALIEQGLPLPSPFSAINIHHFHGAASRVGVSETAFALRQDHLMVELIAAWEPQDDEQRYIQWVQHISQALAPYAFKLPCTHNSA; encoded by the coding sequence ATGACAACTACATACCGTCACAGTGCTGCTTTCAACGATCTCGCAGCACTGCTCACAGGACAGCTTTTTCTCCCTCAAGATGCTGATTATGAACCGGTGCGTCAACTCTGGAATGGCAAGGTGAAGACACAACCCGCTGCGCGCTGCTCCGCAGATACCGCAAGGGTCGCTCAGTGTCTCACGGTACAAGATGTGATTCATACGATTCGCTGGACACGATCGCATAATCTACCTCTCTCGGTTCGAGGTGCTGGACATGAGATTTTTGGACGATCGCTGATCGAGAATGGTGTGGTGATCGATCTGTCCCAGATGCGAGCCGTCACCGTTGACCCAGATACGCGCACAGCTCAGATTCAAGCTGGAGCAACAGCTAGCGACCTGATTGAAGCAGCACAGCAATACGGGTTAGCAACCGCCACAGGAACAATCTCTAGCGTGGGCATGACCGGACTGACTCTGGGGGGCAGCTATGGTCCTCTCAACGGTGCTTATGGACTGGCTGCTGATAATTTGCTGTCGGCACAAGTGGTCACTGCTGATGGGCAGCTTATCACCGCAAACGCCGAGGAAAACGCCGACCTACTCTGGGGACTGCGCGGTGGTGGTGGCAATTTTGGTGTCGTTGTTTCCCTGGAGTTTCGCCTGCATCCGCTCACAACCGTGTTATCGGGTTTACTGCTCTATCCTTTGGAGCAGGTGAGAGAAGTGCTACACCGTTTCAACGAGTTCATCGCAACAGCACCCGATGAATTGACAATTCGGTCTGGGTTCCTTCAGACACCCGATGGTCAGACGATGCTGTTTCTCTCACCCACCTACTGTGGTTCTATTGAAGCGGGTGAACAAGCTATCGCACCCCTGCGAACCTTTGGCACCGTACTGGTCGATCAGATGCAACCCATCTCGTATTACGAACTGATTCACAGCCAAGATGCGTATACCCCGAAAGGTCGCCATGGCTACCTCCAAACCCGATCACTTCAAGGTCTACAAACAGAGACGATCGAGGCACTGATTGAACAGGGGCTACCATTACCCTCTCCATTCTCAGCGATTAACATCCATCACTTTCATGGGGCTGCAAGTCGCGTTGGTGTGTCCGAGACTGCTTTTGCACTGCGGCAGGATCATCTGATGGTTGAGCTAATTGCAGCTTGGGAGCCACAGGACGACGAGCAGCGGTATATCCAATGGGTACAGCACATCTCACAGGCACTAGCACCCTACGCTTTCAAACTACCCTGTACACACAACTCGGCTTAA
- a CDS encoding IS4 family transposase, whose protein sequence is MCAHESVNIRQISASRAEQVGYYRFLENEAVSVGELVKSLAEQCEQQVEGQHVLAISDTSEINLSANAGRLKPDDIGWVGNHEELGFYIHPTLVLNAGSGFPLGLSAVQVWHRPTERLDKRSRKYKQLAIEDKESYKWVKAATASKSALQTATEVTDIGDSESDIYEVWSTVTTEKTHLLIRACQDRTLANQELMLFDYLSQQPCEGTYNLKIAADPRQGRKAREAWIAVRCASVHLQRPARLHGSEYPPSTRLYAVEAQEIQPPAGQSAIHWRLLTTHPVVCFEQALQIIEWYRWRWWIEQLFTVLKQPGLQIEETQLESGKAIQCLCVMALSVALRVLQLVEGRQDQTQPAHRVLSEPQQQCLAQIAPKLSGHTAKQQNPHPPMTLAWAAWCIARLGGWSGYQSQSPPGIATMLRGLQQFESIFQGWRLAQDVCTG, encoded by the coding sequence ATGTGCGCCCACGAATCGGTGAACATCCGGCAGATTAGTGCAAGTCGAGCGGAACAGGTGGGATACTACCGATTTTTGGAGAATGAAGCGGTGAGTGTTGGAGAGTTAGTCAAAAGCCTTGCTGAACAGTGTGAGCAGCAAGTTGAAGGGCAGCATGTCCTCGCCATCAGTGACACGAGTGAGATTAACTTAAGCGCGAACGCGGGACGACTGAAACCCGATGACATCGGGTGGGTGGGCAATCACGAAGAACTCGGATTCTATATCCATCCGACCTTAGTGTTAAATGCGGGAAGTGGATTTCCACTCGGACTCAGTGCGGTGCAAGTCTGGCATCGTCCGACTGAACGACTCGATAAGCGCAGTCGCAAGTACAAACAGTTAGCGATTGAGGACAAGGAATCGTACAAGTGGGTCAAAGCCGCGACAGCAAGCAAGTCAGCGCTGCAAACTGCCACCGAGGTGACGGATATCGGCGACAGTGAATCCGATATCTATGAGGTGTGGAGTACGGTTACAACCGAAAAGACGCATTTGTTAATTCGGGCTTGCCAAGATCGCACCCTTGCGAATCAGGAGTTGATGTTGTTTGACTACTTGAGTCAGCAACCGTGTGAAGGCACGTACAATCTAAAGATTGCTGCTGATCCGCGACAAGGGCGCAAAGCGCGAGAAGCCTGGATCGCCGTGCGGTGTGCTTCGGTACATCTGCAACGACCTGCCCGATTACACGGTAGCGAGTACCCACCTTCCACTCGCTTGTATGCGGTGGAAGCTCAAGAAATCCAACCGCCTGCTGGACAATCTGCTATCCACTGGCGCTTACTCACCACGCATCCGGTGGTTTGCTTTGAGCAAGCCTTACAAATCATTGAGTGGTATCGGTGGCGCTGGTGGATTGAACAACTCTTTACGGTACTCAAACAACCCGGACTCCAGATCGAAGAGACTCAACTCGAATCGGGCAAAGCGATCCAGTGTTTGTGCGTGATGGCGCTCTCTGTGGCGCTGCGAGTGCTTCAGTTAGTCGAAGGTCGCCAAGACCAAACTCAGCCTGCTCATCGCGTACTGTCGGAGCCACAGCAGCAGTGTTTAGCTCAGATTGCACCCAAGCTTTCTGGACACACAGCCAAGCAGCAAAATCCGCATCCACCGATGACGCTGGCTTGGGCAGCGTGGTGCATTGCCCGTTTGGGAGGATGGTCAGGCTATCAAAGCCAGTCCCCGCCTGGAATTGCCACGATGCTACGCGGACTCCAACAGTTTGAATCGATTTTTCAAGGATGGAGGTTAGCACAAGATGTGTGTACAGGGTAG
- a CDS encoding BBE domain-containing protein, whose protein sequence is MCVQGSAFKGGYINLLDEQEQERVRLAFGSNYERLLDLKHKYDPDDVFRSTMGHLAP, encoded by the coding sequence ATGTGTGTACAGGGTAGCGCTTTCAAAGGGGGATACATCAATCTTCTAGATGAGCAAGAACAGGAGCGCGTTCGGCTTGCCTTCGGGTCGAACTATGAGCGCTTGCTCGATCTTAAGCATAAATACGATCCAGATGATGTCTTCCGATCGACGATGGGACATCTCGCACCGTAA
- a CDS encoding glucose 1-dehydrogenase: protein MSQKLSGKVALVTGGNSGIGLATAKQFVAEGAYVFITGRRQTELDAAVNEIGKNVMGIQGDVSNLADLDRLYATIKQEQGRLDVIFANAGVGQPLPLGSITEEHFDKTFNINVKGLLFTVQKALPLIPEGASIILNASTNSIMGTPAFSVYGATKAAVRSFARSWTLDLKDRKIRVNAISPGVTPTPGYDQFGFSEEQAKEFVESQAKNIPLGRVGTPDEIAKAVVFLASDDSSFVNGIELFVDGGMAQI from the coding sequence ATGTCACAAAAACTCTCAGGAAAAGTTGCCCTCGTTACGGGTGGCAACAGTGGTATTGGGCTTGCCACTGCTAAGCAATTTGTTGCCGAAGGTGCCTATGTCTTTATCACGGGTCGTCGTCAGACTGAACTGGATGCGGCTGTCAACGAGATTGGTAAGAACGTCATGGGCATTCAGGGCGATGTCTCAAATCTGGCAGACCTCGATCGACTTTACGCCACGATCAAGCAAGAGCAAGGTCGCCTGGATGTAATCTTTGCGAATGCTGGCGTTGGACAACCCCTCCCGCTCGGATCGATCACCGAAGAACACTTTGATAAAACCTTCAACATCAATGTCAAAGGTCTACTTTTCACGGTGCAGAAGGCACTGCCGCTGATACCAGAAGGCGCTTCCATCATCTTGAATGCCTCAACTAATTCCATCATGGGTACCCCAGCCTTCAGCGTGTATGGCGCGACTAAAGCTGCCGTGCGATCGTTTGCCCGCAGCTGGACACTCGACCTTAAAGACCGCAAAATCCGGGTGAATGCGATCAGTCCTGGTGTCACTCCGACTCCTGGTTACGATCAATTTGGATTCAGTGAAGAGCAGGCGAAAGAATTTGTGGAGAGCCAAGCTAAAAATATTCCATTGGGACGAGTTGGTACGCCCGACGAGATCGCCAAAGCCGTTGTCTTTCTCGCTTCCGATGACAGCAGCTTTGTCAACGGCATTGAGCTATTCGTCGATGGTGGCATGGCACAAATCTAA
- a CDS encoding alpha/beta fold hydrolase — translation MPYVTVGQENSATIDLYYEDLGTGQPLVLIHGFPLNGHSWEKQVLVLLNAGYRVITYDRRGFGASSQPSFGYDYDTFAADLNVLITKLDLHDAVLVGFSMGTGEVTRYLGKYGSERVQKAVLMAPVPPFLLKTDENPEGVDRSVFDDIMKAIIEDRPAYFSEFFKAFFNVDVLLGKRISNEAIQASWNVAVGSSAKATLDCVPSWLTDFRNDLPRIDVPTLIIHGDADRILPLESTAARLPKLIKNSQLVVIPDGPHAINWTHADQVNPLLLNFLQG, via the coding sequence ATGCCTTACGTTACTGTCGGTCAAGAAAATTCTGCAACGATTGATCTCTACTACGAAGATCTTGGGACAGGTCAACCGCTTGTTCTGATTCATGGATTTCCCCTCAACGGTCATTCCTGGGAAAAACAGGTCTTAGTGCTGCTAAATGCGGGGTATCGAGTGATTACCTACGATCGCAGAGGATTTGGTGCTTCTAGCCAACCCTCATTCGGCTATGACTACGATACCTTTGCAGCAGATTTGAACGTGCTGATAACCAAACTTGACTTGCATGACGCTGTGTTAGTCGGCTTCTCAATGGGAACAGGCGAAGTCACGCGCTATCTTGGCAAATATGGCTCAGAGCGGGTGCAGAAAGCCGTACTGATGGCTCCAGTGCCGCCCTTCCTACTGAAGACCGACGAGAATCCTGAAGGTGTCGATCGAAGCGTTTTCGATGACATTATGAAAGCGATCATTGAAGACCGTCCCGCTTACTTTTCTGAATTTTTCAAAGCGTTCTTCAATGTGGATGTGTTGCTGGGTAAGCGGATTAGCAATGAAGCAATTCAGGCAAGTTGGAATGTGGCGGTAGGGTCTTCTGCGAAAGCGACTTTAGATTGTGTCCCGTCCTGGCTCACCGATTTCCGCAATGATCTGCCCCGCATTGATGTTCCAACTCTGATCATTCATGGTGATGCCGATCGCATTTTGCCACTTGAGTCCACCGCAGCAAGACTCCCGAAGCTGATTAAAAACAGTCAACTTGTGGTCATTCCTGACGGACCGCACGCTATTAACTGGACTCACGCTGATCAGGTCAATCCCTTGTTATTGAACTTTCTTCAGGGGTGA
- a CDS encoding MBL fold metallo-hydrolase, whose protein sequence is MFSRLMIAVATTVLTIVTSCLFPAVSLGKSEIAQVPGVYPFKLGDFTITVLSDGTLPQDLHTLLSNTNPTETDRLLQKNFLTNPVEASINAFLIDTGDRQVLVDTGAGTFFGPKLGGKLQTSLKAAGYTPNEIDAILLTHIHTDHSGGLVEAGQRVFPAATLYVGKPDVDFWFDRANATRFNVAKKYFDEAAKTVKPYLDAGKVKSFSGKTALLPGITAHPTPGHTPGHSCYVAASKGESIEFWGDIVHFASVQFPKPEVTVAYDVDANAAAAQRKKQFARAEASRILIAGAHLPFPGVGHLRAADQGYAWVPVDYRWREP, encoded by the coding sequence ATGTTTTCTAGACTGATGATAGCGGTTGCAACCACAGTGCTAACGATTGTGACCTCTTGTCTTTTTCCAGCAGTATCATTGGGAAAAAGTGAGATCGCTCAAGTGCCAGGTGTCTATCCATTCAAGTTAGGTGATTTCACAATTACAGTCCTGAGCGACGGCACACTCCCCCAGGATCTCCATACGCTGCTGTCGAATACGAACCCAACAGAAACCGATCGCCTGCTTCAGAAAAACTTTCTGACTAATCCTGTCGAGGCATCGATTAATGCTTTCTTGATCGACACTGGAGATCGACAAGTACTCGTGGACACGGGAGCCGGAACCTTTTTTGGTCCAAAACTGGGCGGCAAGCTTCAAACATCGTTAAAGGCAGCAGGCTACACGCCTAACGAGATTGATGCAATCCTCCTGACTCATATTCATACGGATCATAGTGGGGGGCTGGTCGAAGCGGGTCAACGGGTGTTTCCTGCCGCCACGCTCTATGTTGGCAAGCCAGATGTCGATTTCTGGTTTGATCGAGCGAATGCCACGCGCTTCAACGTTGCCAAAAAGTACTTTGACGAAGCCGCGAAAACGGTCAAACCTTATTTAGATGCAGGCAAGGTGAAATCGTTTTCTGGCAAGACAGCCCTGCTACCGGGAATCACCGCGCATCCCACACCCGGACACACTCCTGGTCATAGCTGCTACGTGGCGGCAAGCAAGGGCGAGAGCATCGAGTTTTGGGGCGATATTGTTCACTTTGCTTCGGTACAATTTCCCAAGCCAGAAGTTACAGTTGCTTATGATGTCGATGCCAATGCTGCTGCGGCACAACGCAAAAAACAGTTTGCGAGAGCAGAAGCATCCCGAATTTTGATAGCAGGCGCACATTTGCCCTTTCCTGGCGTTGGACACCTTCGAGCAGCAGATCAAGGTTATGCCTGGGTGCCAGTGGATTACCGCTGGCGTGAACCCTAA
- a CDS encoding RidA family protein gives MNQPKFFVTPGYGEYMLNELHFSQAVKIGDRVETSGQGGWDDDLQIPELLADEIAQAFRNVERTLATADAGWEHVVHVNSYHVGGFPSEVNDVMVKLFRHYMPNHAPIWTQVGVAALGLPTMRIEIRVTAITS, from the coding sequence ATGAATCAGCCCAAGTTTTTTGTTACTCCCGGTTATGGCGAATACATGCTGAATGAATTGCATTTCTCGCAAGCCGTAAAAATTGGCGATCGAGTGGAGACATCAGGACAAGGCGGCTGGGATGACGATCTACAAATTCCCGAATTGCTTGCGGACGAAATTGCTCAGGCATTTCGGAACGTAGAGCGAACCTTGGCGACTGCTGATGCGGGTTGGGAGCATGTTGTCCACGTTAATTCTTACCATGTTGGCGGGTTTCCTTCGGAGGTTAACGATGTGATGGTCAAGCTATTTCGTCATTACATGCCTAACCACGCCCCAATTTGGACACAGGTAGGAGTTGCAGCGCTTGGACTCCCAACAATGCGGATTGAGATCCGCGTGACTGCAATCACGAGCTAA
- a CDS encoding zinc-dependent alcohol dehydrogenase family protein, translating into MEYMKAAVLTAFGSAEVFEFQTIPKPVPKATQVLVRVYATSLNPIDYQTRRGDYKDLVRLPAIIGVDVSGVIEAIGEAVTHFQVGDEVYYSPQIFGEFGSYAQYHVEEESIVAVKPINLTHVEAACLPLAGGTAWDCLITRGNLQVGETVLIHAGAGGVGSIAIQLAKAMGAYVFTTCSAENFDFVKKLGADYPIDYKHENYIEVIGRETNGRGVDLVLDTVGGDTIGRSSEVIRPFGKLVTIVDIATPQTLLDAWGKNLTIHFVFSPQYRDKLDTLRNLIERDQIRPVIDSVLPWSDIVQAHQRLEKGGMRGKIVLQLTE; encoded by the coding sequence ATGGAGTACATGAAAGCTGCGGTACTGACCGCTTTTGGTAGCGCTGAGGTGTTTGAATTTCAAACCATCCCGAAGCCAGTTCCAAAAGCGACCCAAGTTCTGGTGAGAGTATATGCAACCTCGCTCAATCCCATTGATTATCAAACTCGTCGAGGTGACTACAAAGATTTAGTTCGTCTCCCTGCAATTATCGGAGTGGACGTTTCGGGTGTGATTGAAGCGATTGGAGAGGCAGTCACCCATTTCCAGGTTGGAGATGAAGTTTACTACTCACCCCAGATTTTTGGCGAGTTTGGTAGTTATGCTCAATACCACGTTGAAGAGGAAAGCATTGTTGCAGTTAAGCCGATTAATTTGACCCATGTTGAGGCAGCTTGCTTGCCGTTGGCAGGAGGAACCGCCTGGGACTGCCTGATAACCAGAGGAAATTTACAAGTCGGTGAGACGGTTCTCATTCATGCTGGAGCAGGTGGCGTTGGTTCGATCGCAATTCAACTGGCGAAAGCAATGGGTGCTTATGTATTTACGACATGCAGTGCCGAAAACTTTGACTTCGTTAAGAAGCTGGGTGCAGACTATCCCATCGACTACAAGCATGAAAATTATATCGAAGTGATTGGGCGAGAAACGAATGGTCGCGGTGTTGATTTGGTTTTAGACACAGTTGGCGGCGATACGATTGGACGTAGCTCAGAGGTGATTCGTCCATTTGGCAAACTTGTCACAATCGTCGATATTGCAACTCCTCAAACACTGCTTGATGCTTGGGGTAAGAATTTGACGATTCACTTCGTGTTCAGCCCTCAGTATAGGGACAAATTGGACACACTGAGGAACCTGATAGAACGCGACCAGATTCGACCCGTCATTGATTCAGTTCTGCCTTGGAGCGACATCGTTCAAGCTCATCAACGTTTAGAAAAGGGAGGAATGCGAGGCAAGATTGTCCTGCAATTGACTGAGTGA
- a CDS encoding SDR family oxidoreductase, whose protein sequence is MFLCSDATSYITGQSLAIDGGHTAS, encoded by the coding sequence ATTTTTCTATGTTCTGATGCTACGAGCTACATCACAGGTCAGTCTTTAGCAATCGATGGCGGACATACAGCGAGTTAG
- a CDS encoding FMN-dependent NADH-azoreductase: MASILHVDPSPRGDRSKSRQLAKKFIDAWQDLHRDDVITYRDLRQTPVPHVTEDWIAASFTAPEALTPEMTELLKFSDELVNEFLAADRCVFSVPMYNFSIPSNFKAYIDQVVRVGRTFTEEDGQVKGLANGKKVLFITSRGVEFEAGSPYEGWDSQEPALRYAFQYIGVSDIQFIHANGLDMGGGAKTGARRSTI; encoded by the coding sequence ATGGCAAGCATTCTGCATGTTGATCCAAGTCCACGGGGAGATCGCTCCAAATCTCGCCAGTTGGCAAAGAAGTTTATCGATGCGTGGCAAGACCTACATCGTGATGACGTGATCACCTATCGTGATTTAAGACAAACGCCAGTTCCTCACGTCACCGAAGACTGGATTGCGGCTTCTTTTACTGCGCCAGAAGCACTGACTCCAGAAATGACTGAACTGCTGAAGTTTTCTGATGAGTTAGTGAATGAGTTTTTGGCAGCCGATCGGTGTGTTTTCAGTGTGCCAATGTACAACTTCAGCATTCCGTCCAATTTCAAAGCCTACATTGATCAAGTGGTTCGTGTGGGTCGCACATTCACGGAGGAAGATGGTCAAGTCAAAGGACTTGCGAACGGTAAAAAAGTGTTGTTCATCACCTCGCGAGGTGTTGAGTTTGAAGCAGGGTCTCCTTACGAAGGATGGGATAGTCAGGAACCTGCGCTCCGGTATGCTTTTCAATACATCGGTGTGAGCGACATTCAGTTCATTCACGCCAATGGTCTAGATATGGGAGGAGGCGCGAAAACGGGGGCTAGACGAAGCACAATCTAA
- a CDS encoding AraC family transcriptional regulator, with protein MGELASQTIDIALQVGFFSQNHLTQQFKYLTEMTSKQVR; from the coding sequence TTGGGGGAACTTGCTTCGCAAACCATAGACATTGCCTTACAAGTCGGTTTCTTCAGTCAAAACCATCTGACGCAACAGTTCAAGTACCTCACTGAAATGACCTCCAAGCAGGTTCGCTAA